In Alteribacter lacisalsi, a genomic segment contains:
- the mreD gene encoding rod shape-determining protein MreD translates to MLVRYSVFIVLFLLFILEGTIYQIFAPDLHGFNYTLVPRWVLGVIVFAGILQGRGIGLSYAIGFGIMYDIIYAPLLGVYSFGMALVVYLMSVPVPSVQKNMGMTILLALLAITGFEYFIYGIYSLMGLASMPHDQFFYYRLLPTFVFNGLLFIAAGYFIRKWLLLVNRRRDEII, encoded by the coding sequence ATGCTGGTCCGCTACTCGGTTTTCATCGTCCTTTTTCTGCTTTTTATACTCGAAGGAACCATCTATCAGATTTTTGCCCCGGATCTCCACGGTTTTAATTATACGCTTGTCCCTCGGTGGGTACTCGGTGTCATTGTTTTTGCCGGCATCCTTCAGGGCAGGGGAATCGGCTTGTCCTACGCCATCGGATTCGGGATTATGTATGACATTATTTATGCACCGCTTCTCGGTGTATACAGCTTCGGAATGGCCCTTGTGGTTTATCTAATGTCCGTGCCGGTTCCGTCTGTACAGAAGAACATGGGTATGACCATTCTGCTGGCCCTTTTGGCTATTACAGGTTTCGAGTATTTTATTTACGGAATTTATTCCCTTATGGGCCTTGCGTCAATGCCTCATGATCAGTTTTTTTACTACAGACTTCTGCCTACGTTTGTCTTTAACGGCCTGCTCTTCATTGCTGCCGGCTACTTTATCAGGAAGTGGCTTCTGCTTGTGAACAGACGAAGAGATGAGATTATCTGA
- a CDS encoding rod shape-determining protein, translating to MFGGFSKDLGIDLGTANTLVYVKGKGVIVREPSVVATRSDSGTIEAVGNDAKNMIGRTPGNIVAIRPMKDGVIADFDTTATMMKYFIRQALRHRSIFTRKPNVMVCVPSGITAVEKRAVEDATKQAGAREAYTIEEPFAAAIGADLPVWEPTGSMIVDIGGGTTEVAIISLGGIVTSQSIRIAGDEMDDDIVQYVKKTYNLMIGERTAEAIKFEIGSAGKLEDVEDMEIRGRDLVSGLPKTISITAEEISGALEDTVASIIQAVKDTLEQSPPELAADIMDRGIVMTGGGALLRNLDKVLSEETSMPVLVAEEPLDCVAIGTGRALENLHLFRSKAGITVRSNRKG from the coding sequence ATGTTTGGTGGTTTTTCGAAAGACCTTGGTATTGATTTGGGGACAGCTAATACGCTCGTATATGTTAAAGGAAAAGGGGTTATCGTCAGGGAGCCTTCTGTAGTGGCGACACGCTCCGATTCCGGTACGATTGAAGCTGTCGGAAACGACGCAAAAAACATGATCGGACGTACGCCGGGAAATATTGTGGCAATCAGGCCGATGAAAGACGGCGTCATTGCAGACTTTGACACGACTGCAACGATGATGAAGTACTTTATTAGACAGGCCCTTCGTCACCGTTCTATTTTCACCCGCAAACCAAACGTGATGGTATGCGTGCCCTCGGGAATTACAGCGGTTGAAAAAAGAGCAGTGGAAGACGCCACAAAACAGGCAGGTGCCCGCGAAGCCTATACGATTGAAGAGCCGTTTGCGGCTGCGATCGGTGCAGACCTTCCTGTCTGGGAACCGACAGGAAGCATGATCGTGGATATCGGCGGAGGAACGACAGAAGTGGCGATTATTTCCCTCGGTGGGATTGTCACGAGCCAGTCGATCCGGATTGCCGGTGACGAGATGGATGATGATATTGTTCAATATGTAAAGAAAACATACAATCTGATGATTGGTGAACGGACTGCCGAAGCAATTAAATTTGAGATCGGTTCAGCTGGAAAGCTGGAAGACGTGGAAGATATGGAAATCCGCGGACGGGATCTTGTGAGCGGACTTCCAAAGACGATCTCCATTACAGCAGAAGAGATTTCAGGAGCCCTCGAGGACACAGTTGCAAGCATTATCCAGGCTGTAAAGGATACTCTGGAGCAGAGCCCGCCGGAGCTTGCTGCGGATATTATGGACCGTGGTATTGTCATGACAGGCGGAGGCGCCCTTCTACGCAATCTTGATAAAGTACTCAGCGAAGAGACAAGCATGCCGGTACTTGTAGCAGAAGAACCGCTCGACTGTGTGGCAATCGGAACCGGCCGTGCACTGGAAAATCTTCATCTGTTCCGCTCGAAAGCCGGTATTACTGTCAGATCAAATCGGAAAGGGTAA
- a CDS encoding alpha/beta hydrolase, which produces MDIVGSYVEIEGDKTPYSLIRQDGGADTLAVILPGAGYTTQAPLLYYTTGIFYNKGYDVLHVNYSYDKEKLAALTEEGFTGTVRAVIDRVLEKKNYRSHILTAKSVGTIALVRLLEEERFRQAKSLWLTPLLQRDDVFNCLAGIKHESLVILGDQDPCFRRERFDELERNRLLELSLIKDANHSLEIEGNVHESMDVLKSVISVVSRFQV; this is translated from the coding sequence ATGGATATTGTCGGCAGCTATGTTGAAATAGAGGGAGACAAAACACCATACTCCCTGATCAGGCAGGATGGCGGAGCAGATACATTGGCGGTGATCCTACCTGGAGCCGGGTATACCACTCAGGCACCGCTTCTGTACTACACGACAGGTATTTTTTATAACAAAGGCTATGATGTGCTCCATGTGAATTACAGCTATGATAAAGAAAAGCTGGCAGCCCTCACAGAGGAAGGATTTACAGGAACGGTCCGTGCTGTTATTGACAGGGTACTGGAGAAGAAAAACTACCGCTCTCATATTCTTACAGCGAAATCAGTCGGAACCATTGCCCTGGTGAGGCTGCTCGAGGAGGAGAGGTTCAGACAGGCTAAATCACTCTGGCTGACGCCCCTTCTTCAGAGAGATGATGTTTTCAACTGCCTTGCCGGCATCAAGCATGAATCCCTTGTTATTCTGGGAGATCAGGATCCTTGCTTCCGTCGTGAGCGGTTTGATGAGCTGGAACGAAATCGTCTTCTGGAACTCTCGTTAATTAAAGATGCCAACCACAGTCTTGAAATTGAGGGGAATGTACACGAATCGATGGATGTGCTCAAAAGTGTGATCAGTGTGGTAAGCCGGTTTCAGGTTTAA
- the clpP gene encoding ATP-dependent Clp endopeptidase proteolytic subunit ClpP: protein MHTIPYVIEQTNRGERSYDIYSRLLKDRIVMVSDEVNDHMANTIVAQLLFLAADDPEKDISLYINSPGGSVTAGFAIYDTMQHIKPDITTICTGMAASFGAMLLLAGTKGKRYALPNSEIMIHQPLGGARGQATDLEISARRILKLREKLNQIISDKTGQPLKKVAADTDRDYFMTAEEAKEYGIIDNVLYKG, encoded by the coding sequence ATGCATACCATACCTTATGTGATTGAACAGACGAACAGAGGAGAGCGTTCCTACGATATTTACTCACGGCTTTTGAAAGACCGGATTGTCATGGTGAGTGACGAAGTCAATGATCATATGGCGAATACGATCGTGGCCCAGTTACTGTTTTTGGCAGCAGATGACCCGGAAAAAGACATCTCACTCTACATTAACAGCCCAGGCGGTTCTGTAACTGCCGGTTTTGCCATTTACGATACGATGCAGCATATCAAGCCCGATATTACGACCATCTGCACCGGTATGGCGGCTTCGTTTGGTGCCATGCTGCTTCTTGCGGGTACCAAAGGCAAACGCTACGCGCTGCCAAACAGTGAAATCATGATTCATCAGCCCCTCGGCGGTGCCAGAGGCCAGGCTACCGATCTAGAGATTTCCGCCCGCAGAATTCTAAAGCTCAGGGAAAAGCTCAATCAGATCATTTCGGATAAAACCGGTCAGCCGTTGAAAAAAGTTGCTGCTGACACAGACCGGGATTACTTTATGACGGCAGAGGAAGCTAAGGAGTACGGGATTATTGATAACGTGCTGTATAAGGGATAA
- the minD gene encoding septum site-determining protein MinD: MGEAIVITSGKGGVGKTTTTANIGTALALNGKRVCMIDTDIGLRNLDVVMGLENRIIYDLVDVVKGDCKLHQALIKDKRFDSLSLLPAAQSKDKSAVKPSQMKKLVDELKQDYDYVLIDCPAGIEQGYKNAVAGADQAIVVTTPEKSSVRDADRIIGLLEKENHVSPPRLVVNRIRPQMLKNGDAIEVDEIVAVLAVDLLGIVADDDDVIKASNEGQPIALDPKSRASIAYRNIARRINGESVPLLNLEEEKGMFKKMKKFFGMRA; this comes from the coding sequence GTGGGAGAGGCTATCGTCATTACTTCCGGAAAAGGCGGTGTCGGAAAAACAACAACGACCGCCAATATTGGTACAGCCCTTGCGCTTAATGGAAAACGGGTTTGTATGATTGATACAGATATCGGTCTTAGAAACCTGGATGTTGTAATGGGACTCGAAAACCGGATCATTTACGATCTCGTCGATGTTGTCAAAGGAGACTGCAAGCTTCATCAGGCGCTGATTAAAGACAAGCGTTTTGACAGCCTGTCACTTCTTCCTGCCGCTCAGTCCAAGGATAAATCCGCAGTTAAGCCATCCCAGATGAAAAAGCTGGTCGATGAACTGAAACAGGATTACGATTATGTTCTCATCGACTGCCCTGCCGGAATTGAACAGGGTTATAAAAACGCTGTTGCCGGTGCCGACCAGGCGATCGTGGTCACCACACCGGAGAAATCATCTGTACGGGATGCAGACCGGATTATCGGACTTCTGGAAAAGGAAAATCATGTATCCCCGCCGCGTCTCGTAGTGAACCGGATACGTCCGCAAATGCTTAAAAACGGCGATGCCATTGAAGTGGATGAAATCGTTGCGGTTCTCGCAGTTGACCTTCTCGGCATTGTCGCTGATGATGATGATGTGATTAAAGCATCCAACGAAGGCCAGCCGATTGCTCTGGATCCCAAAAGCCGTGCTTCAATTGCCTATCGTAATATTGCCCGCCGGATCAACGGAGAGTCTGTACCCCTGCTGAATCTTGAAGAAGAAAAAGGCATGTTTAAAAAGATGAAGAAATTCTTTGGCATGCGAGCATAG
- a CDS encoding sigma factor-like helix-turn-helix DNA-binding protein — protein sequence MNKKQVEWESSGTMSEEELGRLMRQAGVYGQMISQNKWDGEDLAQEAVLKAWSRYPAGKISLALVNRIAKNAWVDTVRQKKYDLPGALPETAAREEAGTAGELIEELTGRLTPKQTLIFLLAEAFAFKNKETARVTGLTETAVKALRLRGAGRLKCSQVQKHIALWPSELEEEAVPLFTEAVRTGDPHIMAPVIRKVFRTEPTLSLSARVHLLSPNPGGSLSNAA from the coding sequence ATGAATAAAAAGCAGGTCGAATGGGAGAGTTCCGGAACTATGTCCGAAGAAGAGCTTGGAAGGCTGATGAGGCAGGCCGGTGTATACGGTCAAATGATCAGCCAGAATAAGTGGGACGGGGAGGACCTTGCCCAGGAAGCTGTTCTGAAGGCGTGGAGCCGATACCCTGCCGGGAAAATCAGTCTTGCCCTCGTAAATCGGATCGCCAAAAATGCTTGGGTGGATACAGTCAGACAAAAGAAGTATGACCTGCCTGGTGCATTACCCGAGACTGCTGCAAGGGAGGAAGCCGGCACGGCAGGTGAACTGATTGAAGAACTGACCGGACGTCTCACTCCGAAACAGACCCTTATTTTCCTTCTTGCCGAGGCTTTTGCCTTTAAAAACAAGGAAACAGCCCGTGTGACGGGTTTAACCGAAACGGCGGTAAAGGCACTAAGGCTGAGAGGCGCGGGCAGGCTGAAGTGCAGTCAGGTGCAGAAGCACATAGCGCTATGGCCTTCAGAGCTGGAGGAAGAAGCCGTTCCTCTGTTTACCGAAGCGGTAAGAACCGGTGATCCTCATATAATGGCACCGGTAATCAGAAAAGTGTTTCGTACTGAACCGACGCTGTCACTGTCTGCACGAGTTCATCTTCTTTCCCCAAACCCTGGAGGCAGCCTCTCAAACGCTGCATAA
- a CDS encoding DoxX family protein, giving the protein MFMNFLRESRIAAGILTVLRIYIGWLWLSAGWGKVTGEFNAGGYLNGVVANADVAAQYPTYHAFIESFALPNAEVFSFLVAWGEVLVGLGLIVGVLTTSAAFFGIVMNFAFLFAGTISSNPWMVLFTIFILAAGANAGRYGGDRWVVPYIREQLFGRFRTKKEQTFNKPATVS; this is encoded by the coding sequence ATGTTTATGAACTTTTTGAGAGAGAGTCGCATTGCTGCCGGGATTTTGACTGTACTACGGATATATATCGGCTGGCTCTGGCTTTCAGCAGGCTGGGGCAAAGTAACCGGGGAATTTAACGCAGGCGGTTACCTGAACGGGGTCGTGGCAAATGCTGATGTTGCAGCCCAGTATCCGACCTACCACGCGTTTATTGAAAGTTTCGCTCTGCCGAATGCTGAAGTGTTCAGTTTTCTTGTCGCATGGGGTGAGGTGCTGGTCGGACTCGGTTTGATCGTTGGTGTTCTTACCACCTCCGCTGCCTTCTTTGGTATCGTGATGAACTTCGCTTTCCTTTTTGCAGGCACCATTTCAAGCAACCCGTGGATGGTCCTTTTCACCATCTTTATCCTGGCTGCTGGGGCGAATGCAGGACGCTACGGAGGCGACCGCTGGGTGGTACCTTACATCCGGGAGCAGCTGTTCGGCCGGTTCCGCACTAAAAAAGAACAGACTTTTAACAAGCCCGCCACAGTTTCATAA
- the minC gene encoding septum site-determining protein MinC produces MAQKQVKQQNVIIKGTKDGLTFVLNDQCAFDEILEELSDKLSERPQPQESDSNVVRIKLVTGKRYLEENQTELLQKVFNEHIQAVIDTIDTDVITKEQAEEMRLDNQITRLARVIRSGQVIEVRGDLLVIGDVNPGGTIKATGNIYVLGALRGIAHAGINGNKESVICAGLMNPSQLRIADVIRRPPESEDRMREQEMECAFVNGEDEMVLDRISKAGVVRPGITDEPGM; encoded by the coding sequence ATGGCTCAAAAACAAGTGAAACAGCAAAACGTGATCATCAAAGGAACGAAGGATGGTCTAACGTTTGTGCTGAACGATCAATGCGCCTTTGATGAAATTCTGGAGGAGTTGTCCGATAAACTCTCGGAACGTCCGCAGCCCCAGGAATCCGATTCAAATGTGGTTCGTATTAAACTCGTAACCGGAAAACGCTACCTGGAGGAAAACCAGACCGAATTGCTGCAGAAGGTGTTTAATGAACACATACAGGCAGTGATTGATACCATTGATACTGATGTGATTACAAAAGAGCAGGCTGAGGAAATGCGGCTTGATAATCAGATTACCCGCCTCGCCAGAGTAATCCGGTCGGGACAGGTAATCGAAGTCAGAGGCGATCTTCTTGTGATCGGAGACGTGAACCCCGGGGGCACGATTAAAGCAACCGGGAACATTTACGTATTAGGTGCACTCCGGGGCATTGCACATGCAGGAATTAACGGAAATAAAGAGTCGGTGATCTGTGCGGGACTGATGAATCCTTCCCAGCTTCGGATTGCAGATGTAATCCGCCGTCCGCCGGAATCAGAAGACCGGATGAGGGAACAGGAAATGGAATGCGCGTTCGTAAACGGGGAAGATGAGATGGTACTGGACCGGATCAGCAAAGCTGGTGTCGTGCGACCGGGAATCACAGATGAACCGGGGATGTAA
- a CDS encoding ABC transporter permease — MRNSMKVAKWEMKRNMMNKSYFISLLLTPAIFVFFFTVPAMFTSDPSDEMLTVLVDDRTGVWDQAAGAIDQNNMTVSTSASFESEEEVFSELEGSSETVVIRLTDENVEEGMFPVYLSEDLNDMTAFRFNALEQPLRQLQLENFGLSGSDAEAAAGGAGLTPVTAAAPEADTDAAAGETAAADPMERLVPGLFAGAILFAIMFTGMMIFQSASQEKKEKVSEMVLSSVTPGDLMQGKIIGYFVLGIVQVLFWAAVALPLVQWQTDIPVFNYLFVPELILLLVIAIAGYLMFAAIFVSLGATAEDVNASSNFQGIIMMLPFLPFVLIGPVLSDPSGTLAQVTSFIPITSPAILILRLSLLDQWPWIEIILALAVMAVSIWIIMKIAGKIFKTGILLYGKNATPKEILKWIRQ; from the coding sequence TTGAGAAATAGTATGAAAGTCGCCAAGTGGGAAATGAAGCGGAATATGATGAACAAATCGTACTTTATCTCCCTGTTGCTCACCCCTGCTATTTTTGTTTTCTTTTTTACCGTTCCGGCTATGTTTACCTCTGACCCGTCAGACGAGATGCTTACGGTTCTTGTGGACGACCGGACCGGCGTCTGGGATCAGGCGGCAGGTGCGATTGACCAGAATAATATGACTGTCAGTACCAGCGCCTCTTTTGAAAGCGAAGAAGAGGTATTCAGTGAACTGGAAGGTTCATCGGAGACGGTCGTCATTCGGCTTACGGATGAAAACGTGGAGGAAGGAATGTTTCCTGTTTACCTCAGTGAGGATCTAAACGACATGACCGCTTTCCGTTTTAACGCCCTTGAGCAGCCCCTCCGCCAGCTTCAGCTGGAGAATTTCGGCCTCTCGGGGAGTGACGCCGAAGCGGCAGCAGGCGGTGCCGGGCTGACCCCTGTAACTGCTGCCGCACCCGAAGCCGATACGGATGCAGCAGCCGGAGAAACAGCTGCGGCTGATCCGATGGAACGACTTGTACCTGGTCTTTTTGCCGGAGCAATCCTGTTTGCAATCATGTTTACGGGTATGATGATTTTCCAGAGCGCTTCCCAGGAGAAAAAAGAGAAAGTATCTGAAATGGTGCTCTCCTCTGTTACACCTGGTGACCTGATGCAGGGGAAAATAATCGGCTACTTTGTACTCGGAATCGTTCAGGTTCTCTTCTGGGCCGCCGTCGCCCTGCCTCTCGTCCAGTGGCAGACGGATATCCCGGTCTTTAACTACCTGTTTGTCCCTGAACTCATTCTGCTTCTGGTCATCGCCATCGCCGGTTATCTTATGTTTGCCGCCATCTTCGTAAGTCTCGGCGCGACAGCGGAAGACGTGAATGCGTCCAGCAACTTCCAGGGAATCATCATGATGCTGCCGTTTCTCCCGTTTGTTCTCATCGGACCAGTACTCTCAGACCCGTCTGGTACGCTTGCACAGGTGACGTCCTTCATTCCAATCACCTCTCCTGCCATTCTGATTCTAAGGTTGAGTCTACTCGATCAGTGGCCGTGGATTGAAATCATCCTTGCTCTCGCTGTGATGGCTGTATCCATCTGGATTATTATGAAGATTGCCGGAAAGATTTTCAAAACCGGAATTCTTCTTTATGGTAAAAATGCAACACCTAAAGAAATCCTTAAATGGATCCGTCAGTAA
- the mreC gene encoding rod shape-determining protein MreC, translating to MAPIFSNKRLIVLLVCIIVLVALIGYSMSERRDMSLPEQLLHDSVGFVQSAFSRPAHLAAGFFETVNDMRTVYEENKVLKSHLDDYASLQVELSELRRTNEELEASLGLQDSEALNASSLRPARMISRSPDRWTEYIGIDKGARHGIEEDMAVITSKGLIGKVRDVSQLTSTVQLLSDQDRTNRISAFVDGDDSVYGFIEGISDETGYLQFMKIDIDAEIEEGMTVVTSGLGGVFPSGLVIGEIVAHETDEFGLTQQAYVEPSADFNHLNHVMVVERQAPGLEPEIDPENEDD from the coding sequence ATGGCCCCCATTTTTTCAAACAAGAGACTTATCGTACTGCTTGTCTGCATCATTGTACTGGTGGCACTGATTGGCTACTCCATGAGTGAACGGCGGGATATGTCCCTGCCGGAGCAGCTGCTTCATGACAGTGTCGGCTTTGTCCAGTCAGCCTTCTCAAGACCCGCTCATCTTGCAGCGGGTTTCTTTGAGACCGTCAATGATATGCGGACAGTGTACGAAGAAAACAAAGTGTTAAAATCTCATCTCGATGATTATGCTTCCCTTCAGGTTGAACTCTCCGAACTCAGGAGAACCAATGAAGAACTTGAAGCGTCTCTGGGACTACAGGATTCAGAGGCACTGAATGCCTCGTCTCTGCGGCCTGCAAGGATGATCAGCCGTTCCCCTGACCGCTGGACAGAGTATATCGGGATTGATAAAGGTGCCCGTCACGGAATCGAGGAGGACATGGCTGTGATCACCTCAAAAGGGTTGATCGGAAAAGTCCGGGACGTCAGCCAGCTCACGTCAACTGTGCAGCTGCTGTCCGATCAGGACCGGACAAACCGGATCTCGGCTTTCGTGGACGGCGACGATTCGGTATACGGTTTTATTGAAGGCATCAGTGACGAAACAGGCTACCTTCAGTTTATGAAAATCGATATTGATGCAGAAATTGAAGAAGGCATGACTGTTGTCACGTCCGGTCTTGGAGGGGTGTTCCCAAGCGGTCTTGTGATCGGAGAGATCGTGGCTCATGAAACGGACGAATTCGGTCTGACCCAGCAGGCATACGTGGAGCCTTCGGCAGACTTTAATCATCTTAATCATGTAATGGTTGTCGAACGTCAGGCACCGGGGCTGGAGCCTGAGATTGACCCGGAAAACGAGGATGACTGA
- a CDS encoding ABC transporter ATP-binding protein, translating to MERVLRVENLGKSFKDRQIISDISFDVHKGEIMAVLGPNGAGKSTTIRNIMGIMYPDEGSINFRGFDKGTVPRHKIGYLPEERGLYKNVKVMDILLYFAELKDYPAKKARERALHYLKKFDLEGKEKTSVEELSKGMGQKVQFIASIIHEPELLILDEPFSGLDPVSQELFKEEIRSLADEGTAILLSSHQMNLVEELCDRLYMIHRGKKVIYGTLDDVKSEYANFKCTIRGTNVRKRLEQLSGVQRAEVDEGVSVLHLDRDTHVPTWLSELPVDLDIQELSIDRISLHEIFIGIATDRLGEKEADLIEK from the coding sequence TTGGAGAGAGTTTTGAGGGTTGAGAATCTTGGAAAATCATTTAAAGACAGACAAATCATCAGTGATATCTCTTTTGATGTACATAAAGGAGAGATTATGGCGGTGCTTGGTCCGAACGGAGCCGGAAAATCCACTACGATCCGCAATATTATGGGGATTATGTATCCGGATGAAGGCAGTATAAATTTTCGTGGTTTTGATAAAGGAACCGTTCCCCGGCATAAAATCGGCTACCTCCCCGAGGAGAGGGGCCTGTATAAAAACGTGAAGGTGATGGACATTCTTCTCTACTTTGCGGAGTTGAAAGATTACCCGGCAAAAAAAGCCCGTGAACGAGCTCTTCACTACCTGAAAAAATTTGACCTCGAGGGAAAAGAAAAGACCTCTGTCGAAGAACTTTCCAAAGGAATGGGGCAAAAAGTACAATTTATCGCGTCAATTATTCATGAACCGGAACTTCTGATCTTAGATGAACCCTTTTCCGGTCTTGATCCGGTAAGCCAGGAGCTTTTTAAAGAAGAAATCCGCAGTTTGGCAGACGAAGGAACCGCTATTCTGCTCTCCTCCCACCAGATGAACCTCGTTGAGGAACTGTGCGACCGTCTGTATATGATTCACCGGGGGAAAAAGGTGATCTACGGAACACTTGATGATGTAAAAAGCGAGTATGCCAATTTCAAATGTACGATCCGCGGCACGAATGTGCGAAAACGGCTGGAGCAGCTTTCCGGCGTGCAGCGTGCTGAGGTGGATGAAGGTGTTTCCGTTCTTCATCTCGACAGAGACACACATGTCCCGACCTGGCTCAGCGAGCTGCCGGTGGATCTTGATATTCAGGAACTCTCTATTGACCGGATCAGTCTTCATGAGATTTTCATTGGAATCGCAACCGACAGACTCGGTGAGAAGGAGGCTGATCTGATTGAGAAATAG